A window of the Haloarcula litorea genome harbors these coding sequences:
- a CDS encoding DUF389 domain-containing protein: MRLIQLRVPDPDLDDVREVLDGRDVSYVRSTEESGEDTAWLVQFPLPPEAVDEVFEALEAAGLDPDRYAVVATAETARMEGNVEARDHEDRISHDELRGRAVGMNPGAVTYYGMTLLSAVVATAGLLLDSPAVVVGSMVIAPQVGSALTASVGTALNDRTLLVEGYRDQILGLLTAVLGATLFGLVVRYAGFVPAQLRVGTVQQISQRISPGFLSMAVGICAGAAGAVGLATALPVSLVGVMIAAALIPAAAAVGVGIAWGLPAVALGAGILLLVNAASINLTGFIVLWALGFRPSDWPDGPPDSATVRRYGPTIVAVLALTTAFVGASAVTGQQMRVETQVNDAVSEVLDRPIYEDLRLLSVQTRFGGVSVYRLDREVAVEVSRPDDTAYPQLTLRLADAVSAAIEEAVAVEVSFVDRQSTAA, translated from the coding sequence GTGCGGCTGATCCAGCTCCGGGTCCCCGACCCGGACCTCGACGACGTTCGGGAGGTCCTGGACGGCAGAGACGTCTCTTACGTCCGGTCGACGGAGGAGAGCGGCGAGGACACGGCGTGGCTCGTCCAGTTCCCGCTCCCGCCGGAGGCAGTCGACGAGGTGTTCGAGGCCCTGGAGGCCGCCGGGCTGGACCCCGATCGGTACGCCGTGGTCGCGACCGCCGAGACGGCCCGGATGGAAGGGAACGTCGAGGCGCGTGACCACGAGGACCGGATCTCTCACGACGAACTCCGTGGCCGGGCGGTCGGGATGAATCCCGGTGCCGTCACCTACTACGGGATGACGCTGTTGAGCGCCGTCGTGGCCACCGCCGGGTTGCTGCTCGACTCGCCGGCCGTCGTCGTCGGATCGATGGTCATCGCCCCGCAGGTGGGGTCGGCCCTGACCGCCAGCGTCGGCACGGCCCTGAACGACCGCACGCTCCTCGTCGAGGGGTACCGGGACCAGATCCTGGGACTGCTGACGGCGGTCCTCGGGGCCACCCTCTTCGGTCTCGTCGTCCGCTACGCCGGGTTCGTCCCCGCGCAGTTGCGCGTCGGGACCGTCCAGCAGATCTCACAGCGGATCTCGCCCGGGTTCCTCTCGATGGCCGTCGGCATCTGTGCCGGCGCGGCCGGGGCCGTCGGCCTCGCGACGGCGTTGCCGGTCTCGCTGGTCGGCGTGATGATCGCGGCGGCGCTCATCCCGGCCGCGGCGGCGGTCGGCGTCGGGATCGCCTGGGGACTCCCCGCCGTCGCGCTCGGCGCGGGCATCCTCCTGCTGGTCAACGCGGCGTCGATCAACCTCACCGGCTTCATCGTCCTCTGGGCGCTCGGCTTTCGCCCGTCCGACTGGCCGGACGGGCCGCCGGACTCGGCGACCGTTCGACGGTACGGGCCGACGATCGTGGCCGTCCTCGCGCTCACGACGGCGTTCGTCGGGGCCAGCGCGGTCACCGGCCAGCAGATGCGGGTCGAGACGCAGGTCAACGACGCCGTCTCCGAGGTCCTCGACCGTCCGATCTACGAGGACCTCCGACTGCTCTCGGTACAGACGCGCTTCGGCGGCGTCTCGGTCTACCGGCTCGACCGCGAGGTGGCCGTCGAGGTGAGCCGGCCCGACGACACCGCCTATCCGCAGCTGACGCTCCGCCTGGCAGACGCCGTGAGCGCGGCCATCGAGGAGGCGGTCGCCGTGGAGGTGTCGTTCGTGGACCGGCAGAGCACCGCGGCGTAG
- a CDS encoding helix-turn-helix domain-containing protein has protein sequence MSIETPDDGAGPAEPADLLPEHSVLSFEEYMAMQRAVGNETRFRVLYRLKRDGELSAKGLREALDLRGNTLHHHLDTLVDVGLVENRKRKEPDSEGLSSYYRATALGEALLDHGVEELLRREQVFAETYR, from the coding sequence ATGAGCATCGAGACTCCCGACGACGGGGCCGGTCCCGCCGAGCCCGCCGACCTGCTGCCCGAGCACAGCGTCCTCTCCTTCGAGGAGTATATGGCGATGCAGCGGGCCGTCGGCAACGAGACCCGGTTCCGGGTCCTCTACCGGCTGAAGCGGGACGGGGAGCTGAGCGCCAAGGGGCTCCGGGAGGCGCTGGACCTGCGGGGCAACACGCTCCACCACCACCTCGACACGCTCGTCGACGTGGGACTGGTCGAGAACCGCAAGCGCAAGGAACCCGACAGCGAGGGGCTCTCGTCGTACTACCGGGCGACGGCGCTGGGCGAGGCGCTGCTGGACCACGGCGTCGAGGAGCTGCTGCGCCGGGAGCAGGTGTTCGCCGAGACCTACCGGTAG
- a CDS encoding RsmB/NOP family class I SAM-dependent RNA methyltransferase produces the protein MEPLERYRPIVDDFAAFRAACERPLPSAVRVNTIKTTVDAASAALSEAGVAYERVDWHDGLFVLPEDSPGANWPYFHGWLHGQEEVSAVPATVLDPDPGERVWDACAAPGTKTTQLAALMADEGEVVATDNNLGRISALRSNAERLGATSVAVTHEDGRNHSLKPFGGATYDRALVDVPCSCEGTIRKNPDAFDDWSLSHVEGVAGVQKGILTRAIQVTEPGGTVVYSTCTFAPEENEAVLDHVLDAEGCELVDYDLGLDHREGVTEWQDDEFDPSVRKAKRIYPHHNDTGGFFCAKLEVTG, from the coding sequence ATGGAACCACTGGAGCGGTACCGGCCCATCGTCGACGACTTCGCGGCGTTCCGGGCGGCCTGCGAGCGGCCGCTCCCGTCGGCGGTCCGGGTCAACACCATCAAGACCACCGTCGACGCGGCGAGCGCGGCGCTGTCCGAGGCCGGCGTCGCCTACGAGCGCGTCGACTGGCACGACGGCCTGTTCGTCCTGCCCGAGGACTCGCCGGGCGCGAACTGGCCGTACTTCCACGGCTGGCTCCACGGCCAGGAGGAGGTCTCTGCCGTGCCCGCCACCGTCCTCGACCCGGACCCCGGCGAGCGGGTCTGGGACGCCTGCGCCGCGCCGGGGACCAAGACCACCCAGCTCGCGGCGCTGATGGCCGACGAGGGCGAGGTGGTGGCGACGGACAACAACCTCGGGCGCATCTCGGCGCTGCGCAGCAACGCCGAGCGGCTGGGCGCGACCAGCGTCGCCGTCACCCACGAGGACGGCCGGAACCACTCGCTGAAACCCTTCGGCGGCGCGACCTACGACCGGGCGCTGGTCGACGTGCCCTGCTCCTGCGAGGGCACCATCCGCAAGAACCCAGACGCCTTCGACGACTGGTCGCTCTCCCACGTCGAGGGCGTCGCCGGCGTCCAGAAGGGCATCCTGACCCGGGCGATACAGGTGACCGAGCCCGGCGGCACGGTCGTCTACTCGACGTGTACGTTCGCCCCGGAGGAGAACGAGGCCGTGCTGGACCACGTGCTGGACGCCGAGGGCTGCGAACTGGTCGACTACGACCTCGGGCTCGACCACCGCGAGGGCGTCACCGAGTGGCAGGACGACGAGTTCGACCCGAGCGTCCGGAAGGCCAAGCGCATCTACCCCCACCACAACGACACGGGCGGGTTCTTCTGTGCGAAACTGGAGGTGACGGGATGA
- a CDS encoding DUF790 family protein — translation MLTKDLLRVSRAGGGYHPQFADDGDERLAARVLGIYQGHVGETRGDLRDALTDLEREADDFKLVRGFAKLLERAATVETRAEIPPERARKRVFEAAEAVGVVTEAERADALDRAADRLGIDTAAVEHALYADLDDRQVLADVDARWSPAGLVTQYNLSLAQTALFDATEVRVRSSDPATLLSTVKRLRLMYEIRRTDEGREVVVTGPAAPFSNTRRYGTRFARLLRTVARAEEWDLTATVADRGTERELHLSTGDVAVPDADPVVEVSYDSGVEADFAARFAALDLDWRLVREPEPLAAGEHVVVPDFAFEWAPGDTDGVRNTADPAAARVFFEVMGFWTPEYVQKKLSRLADLEDVEMLVAVDESLGVGEELATGDHRVVTYSGTVRVKDVRDALRPYETDLVAESAAELPEELRPEADAVSLSALADDHGVSEDALADKSFPAHELVGRTLVRPAVLDALADEVEPGMTLDDVEALLAEYDVDDASAVLSRLGYRVAWDGLSGGTVREKRDS, via the coding sequence GTGCTGACGAAGGACCTCCTGCGGGTCTCGCGGGCCGGCGGCGGCTACCACCCGCAGTTCGCCGACGACGGCGACGAGCGGCTGGCGGCCCGCGTCCTCGGGATCTACCAGGGCCACGTCGGCGAGACACGGGGAGACCTCCGGGACGCGCTGACCGACCTGGAGCGGGAGGCCGACGACTTCAAACTCGTCCGGGGGTTCGCGAAACTCCTAGAGCGGGCGGCCACCGTCGAGACCCGGGCCGAGATCCCGCCCGAGCGCGCCCGCAAGCGGGTGTTCGAGGCCGCGGAGGCCGTCGGCGTCGTCACCGAGGCCGAGCGGGCCGACGCGCTCGACCGGGCCGCTGACCGACTCGGGATCGACACAGCGGCCGTCGAACACGCCCTCTACGCCGATCTCGACGACCGACAGGTGCTGGCCGACGTGGACGCGCGCTGGTCGCCCGCCGGGCTCGTGACCCAGTACAACCTCTCGCTGGCCCAGACGGCGCTGTTCGACGCCACCGAGGTCCGGGTGCGCTCCTCGGACCCGGCGACGCTGCTCTCGACGGTCAAGCGGCTCCGGCTGATGTACGAGATCCGGCGGACCGACGAGGGACGCGAGGTGGTCGTCACCGGCCCGGCCGCGCCGTTCTCGAACACTCGCCGCTACGGGACCCGGTTCGCCCGCCTGCTCCGGACCGTCGCCCGCGCCGAGGAGTGGGACCTGACGGCGACCGTCGCCGACCGGGGGACCGAGCGGGAACTGCACCTCTCGACGGGGGACGTGGCGGTGCCCGACGCCGACCCCGTGGTCGAGGTGAGCTACGACAGCGGCGTCGAGGCCGACTTCGCCGCCCGGTTCGCGGCGCTGGACCTCGACTGGCGGCTGGTCCGCGAGCCGGAGCCGCTGGCGGCCGGCGAGCACGTCGTCGTCCCGGACTTCGCCTTCGAGTGGGCTCCCGGGGACACCGACGGCGTCCGGAACACGGCCGACCCCGCCGCCGCTCGCGTCTTCTTCGAGGTGATGGGGTTCTGGACGCCCGAGTACGTCCAGAAGAAGCTGTCCCGGCTGGCCGATCTGGAGGACGTCGAGATGCTGGTCGCCGTCGACGAGTCGCTGGGCGTCGGCGAGGAGCTGGCGACCGGCGACCACCGCGTCGTCACCTACTCCGGCACCGTCCGCGTGAAGGACGTCCGGGACGCTCTCCGGCCCTACGAGACCGACCTGGTGGCCGAGAGCGCCGCCGAACTGCCCGAGGAACTGCGGCCCGAGGCCGACGCCGTCTCGCTGTCGGCGCTGGCAGACGACCACGGCGTCAGCGAGGACGCGCTCGCCGACAAGTCGTTCCCGGCGCACGAACTGGTGGGCCGGACGCTCGTGCGCCCGGCGGTCCTCGACGCCCTGGCCGACGAAGTGGAGCCGGGGATGACCCTCGACGACGTGGAGGCTCTGCTGGCCGAGTACGACGTCGACGACGCCAGCGCCGTCCTCTCGCGGCTTGGCTACCGCGTCGCCTGGGACGGCCTCAGCGGCGGCACGGTCCGTGAGAAGCGCGACTCATAG
- a CDS encoding DUF7509 family protein yields the protein MRARLKSALGDVAYADFLVYLMGPYTSFDVADVVPEGVDADDVSLPAARADDDALDEMLATLRRVQGRLREDPGVNPFLAVDPEIPLSEMDAATQSIRFARVSNATLFVVPALGDKLGVGIEVGSVLADLDDTDRERVLFAHEEAVSSAMIRSVGQRWDARVVAYADEDELVTAVRQFVVDLMNREVYGDLPRKTTGE from the coding sequence ATGCGAGCGCGTCTCAAGTCGGCCCTCGGCGACGTGGCATACGCCGACTTCCTCGTGTACCTGATGGGACCGTACACCTCCTTCGACGTGGCCGACGTGGTTCCCGAGGGCGTCGACGCCGACGACGTGTCGCTGCCCGCGGCCCGCGCGGACGACGACGCCCTCGACGAGATGCTGGCGACGCTGCGCCGCGTCCAGGGCCGCCTGCGCGAGGACCCCGGCGTCAACCCCTTCCTCGCCGTCGACCCCGAGATCCCGCTCTCGGAGATGGACGCCGCCACACAGAGCATCCGGTTCGCCCGCGTCAGCAACGCGACGCTGTTCGTCGTCCCCGCGCTGGGGGACAAGCTCGGCGTCGGCATCGAGGTGGGGTCGGTGCTCGCGGACCTGGACGACACCGACCGCGAGCGGGTGCTGTTCGCCCACGAGGAGGCCGTCAGCAGCGCGATGATACGCAGCGTCGGCCAGCGGTGGGACGCGCGGGTCGTCGCCTACGCCGACGAGGACGAACTGGTGACCGCGGTCCGGCAGTTCGTCGTCGACCTGATGAACCGCGAGGTGTACGGTGACCTGCCCCGGAAGACGACCGGCGAGTGA
- a CDS encoding DUF7122 family protein, whose amino-acid sequence MSGDGNDSTVFTRLPATDAEREDPDRPTREEVLDFWRERFGVPSETFDDHTFWERGSGKVWAYTGEPPSPVDVEGLGMAFLRTRQEHWKPTLEAVQRFGDRARENVLHLDAEAARRFAAGDDQELDWDGDWGYLVVTHEVAGEREPIGVGLYVYGELRSQVPKGRRREL is encoded by the coding sequence ATGAGCGGCGACGGCAACGACAGCACCGTCTTCACGCGACTGCCGGCCACCGACGCCGAGCGCGAGGACCCCGACCGGCCGACCCGCGAGGAGGTGCTGGACTTCTGGAGAGAGCGGTTCGGCGTGCCCTCGGAAACCTTCGACGACCACACCTTCTGGGAACGGGGGTCGGGCAAGGTCTGGGCCTACACGGGCGAGCCGCCCTCGCCCGTCGACGTCGAGGGCCTGGGGATGGCGTTCCTGCGGACGCGACAGGAACACTGGAAGCCGACGCTGGAGGCGGTCCAGCGGTTCGGCGACCGCGCCAGGGAGAACGTGCTCCACCTCGACGCCGAGGCCGCCCGCCGGTTCGCCGCCGGCGACGACCAGGAACTGGACTGGGACGGCGACTGGGGCTACCTCGTCGTGACACACGAGGTAGCGGGCGAGCGGGAACCGATCGGCGTCGGGCTGTACGTCTACGGCGAACTCCGCTCGCAGGTGCCGAAGGGGCGGCGTCGGGAGCTATGA